A single Falco naumanni isolate bFalNau1 chromosome 20, bFalNau1.pat, whole genome shotgun sequence DNA region contains:
- the MUC1 gene encoding mucin-1 isoform X1, which yields MAFTALLLLLLLSTGAHNMETDTTAAGTAMTDTTDTVMTTETTVTPTITTLNTMNSKSTSMKRTQNSVFSHATVPPTTNSQSSNSSGGNATTNSTAVPTLSSAATSHIINATTNSTMVPVTSSTAISHIINATTNSTVVPVTSSTAVSHIINSTADSTTVPAPSSTAISHINAAANSTTVPAPSSTAISHINATANSTTVPASSSTAISHINATANSTTVPTPSSTAISHINATANSTTVPAPSSTAISHIINATANSTTVPAPSSTAISHINATANSSNSVPSVSTNTTNSSSVAPTSTTGGGTVIPISTTKDSGSSSTRTVPTRKTSATTQGSRAPTQTPMAALGSSGAPNPSMVQLLIHIQLSFHILNRSFNESLRDPTSKEYRSLSHTVLTMFGRVFGCASCMGRQTYKGCSELRFSPGSVQVQSTLIFAHGNETTSQAVEQRLRSSLDPKGFIMDLQLADIQSTVQVMSPAPVPAVPGWAIALLVLVCILLLLNILACLLLATCTCRRKSRGKLDLFSTKDSYHPMAEYALYQSHGRYVSPNSKPNPYSQVASSNGAGVGTFTYTNPATSDNL from the exons ATGGCGTTCActgcccttctgctgctgctgctgctgagcacag GTGCACATAACATGGAGACTGACACAACCGCTGCAGGGACAGCCATGACTGACACGACTGACACAGTGATGACCACTGAGACGACCGTCACCCCCACGATCACGACTCTGAACACAATGAACTCCAAAAGCACGAGTATGAAGAGGACCCAAAACTCTGTCTTCTCCCATGCCACGGTCCCCCCTACCACAAACTCCCAGTCCAGCAACAGCTCTGGAGGCAATGCCACAACCAACAGCACTGCGGTGCCCACCCTGAGCAGCGCTGCCACCTCCCACATCATCAATGCCACAACCAACAGCACCATGGTGCCCGTCACTAGCAGCACTGCCATCTCCCACATCATCAATGCCACAACCAACAGCACCGTGGTGCCCGTCACTAGCAGCACTGCCGTCTCCCACATCATCAACAGCACTGCTGACAGCACCACGGTGCCCGCCCCAAGCAGCACTGCCATTTCCCACATCAACGCCGCTGCCAACAGCACCACGGTGCCCGCCCCAAGCAGCACTGCCATCTCCCACATCAACGCCACTGCCAACAGCACCACGGTGCCCGCCTCAAGCAGCACTGCCATCTCCCACATCAATGCCACAGCCAACAGCACCACGGTGCCCACCCCAAGCAGCACTGCCATCTCCCACATCAACGCCACTGCCAATAGCACCACGGTGCCCGCCCCAAGCAGCACTGCCATCTCCCACATCATCAACGCCACAGCCAACAGCACCACGGTGCCCGCCCCAAGCAGCACTGCCATCTCCCACATCAATGCCACAGCCAACAGCAGCAACTCGGTCCCCTCCGTCAGCACCAACACAaccaacagcagctctgtggctcCCACCTCCACCACAGGTGGTGGCACGGTGATCCCTATCTCCACCACCAAAGACAGCGGGAGCAGCAGCACTCGGACTGTCCCCACACGGAAAACCTCTGCCACCacacagggcagcagggctcccaCACAGACCCCCATGGCTGCGCTGGGTAGCAGCGGTGCTCCCAACCCCAGCATGGTCCAGCTGCTCATCCACATCCAGCTGTCCTTCCACATCCTCAACAGGAGCTTCAATGAGAGCCTGCGCGACCCCACGTCGAAGGAGTACAGGAGCCTGAGCCACACTGTCTTGACCATG TTTGGACGTGTCTTCGGCTGCGCGAGCTGCATGGGCAGGCAGACCTACAAGGGGTGCAGCGAGCTCCGTTTCAG CCCAGGCTCCGTGCAGGTGCAGTCCACCCTCATCTTTGCACATGGCAATGAAACCACCAGCCAGGCCGTGGAGCAACggctgaggagcagcctggACCCGAAGGGCTTCATCATGGACCTGCAGCTGGCCGACATCCAGA GCACTGTGCAGGTGATGTCCCCGGCACCGGTGCCTGCGGTCCCAGGTTGGGCCATTGCTCTGCTGGTCCTGgtctgcatcctgctgctgctgaacatcCTCGCCTGCCTTCTGCTG GCCACCTGCACCTGCCGCCGGAAAAGCCGAGGGAAGCTGGACCTGTTCAGCACGAAGGACTCCTACCACCCCATGGCTGAGTACGCCCTGTACCAGAGCCACGGGCGCTACGTCTCACCCAACAGCAAACCCAACCCCTACAGCCAG GTGGCCAGCAGCAATGGCGCGGGGGTCGGCACCTTCACCTACACCAACCCTGCCACCTCCGACAACCTCTGA
- the MUC1 gene encoding mucin-1 isoform X2, translated as MAFTALLLLLLLSTGAHNMETDTTAAGTAMTDTTDTVMTTETTVTPTITTLNTMNSKSTSMKRTQNSVFSHATVPPTTNSQSSNSSGGNATTNSTAVPTLSSAATSHIINATTNSTMVPVTSSTAISHIINSTADSTTVPAPSSTAISHINAAANSTTVPAPSSTAISHINATANSTTVPASSSTAISHINATANSTTVPTPSSTAISHINATANSTTVPAPSSTAISHIINATANSTTVPAPSSTAISHINATANSSNSVPSVSTNTTNSSSVAPTSTTGGGTVIPISTTKDSGSSSTRTVPTRKTSATTQGSRAPTQTPMAALGSSGAPNPSMVQLLIHIQLSFHILNRSFNESLRDPTSKEYRSLSHTVLTMFGRVFGCASCMGRQTYKGCSELRFSPGSVQVQSTLIFAHGNETTSQAVEQRLRSSLDPKGFIMDLQLADIQSTVQVMSPAPVPAVPGWAIALLVLVCILLLLNILACLLLATCTCRRKSRGKLDLFSTKDSYHPMAEYALYQSHGRYVSPNSKPNPYSQVASSNGAGVGTFTYTNPATSDNL; from the exons ATGGCGTTCActgcccttctgctgctgctgctgctgagcacag GTGCACATAACATGGAGACTGACACAACCGCTGCAGGGACAGCCATGACTGACACGACTGACACAGTGATGACCACTGAGACGACCGTCACCCCCACGATCACGACTCTGAACACAATGAACTCCAAAAGCACGAGTATGAAGAGGACCCAAAACTCTGTCTTCTCCCATGCCACGGTCCCCCCTACCACAAACTCCCAGTCCAGCAACAGCTCTGGAGGCAATGCCACAACCAACAGCACTGCGGTGCCCACCCTGAGCAGCGCTGCCACCTCCCACATCATCAATGCCACAACCAACAGCACCATGGTGCCCGTCACTAGCAGCACTGCCATCTCCCAC ATCATCAACAGCACTGCTGACAGCACCACGGTGCCCGCCCCAAGCAGCACTGCCATTTCCCACATCAACGCCGCTGCCAACAGCACCACGGTGCCCGCCCCAAGCAGCACTGCCATCTCCCACATCAACGCCACTGCCAACAGCACCACGGTGCCCGCCTCAAGCAGCACTGCCATCTCCCACATCAATGCCACAGCCAACAGCACCACGGTGCCCACCCCAAGCAGCACTGCCATCTCCCACATCAACGCCACTGCCAATAGCACCACGGTGCCCGCCCCAAGCAGCACTGCCATCTCCCACATCATCAACGCCACAGCCAACAGCACCACGGTGCCCGCCCCAAGCAGCACTGCCATCTCCCACATCAATGCCACAGCCAACAGCAGCAACTCGGTCCCCTCCGTCAGCACCAACACAaccaacagcagctctgtggctcCCACCTCCACCACAGGTGGTGGCACGGTGATCCCTATCTCCACCACCAAAGACAGCGGGAGCAGCAGCACTCGGACTGTCCCCACACGGAAAACCTCTGCCACCacacagggcagcagggctcccaCACAGACCCCCATGGCTGCGCTGGGTAGCAGCGGTGCTCCCAACCCCAGCATGGTCCAGCTGCTCATCCACATCCAGCTGTCCTTCCACATCCTCAACAGGAGCTTCAATGAGAGCCTGCGCGACCCCACGTCGAAGGAGTACAGGAGCCTGAGCCACACTGTCTTGACCATG TTTGGACGTGTCTTCGGCTGCGCGAGCTGCATGGGCAGGCAGACCTACAAGGGGTGCAGCGAGCTCCGTTTCAG CCCAGGCTCCGTGCAGGTGCAGTCCACCCTCATCTTTGCACATGGCAATGAAACCACCAGCCAGGCCGTGGAGCAACggctgaggagcagcctggACCCGAAGGGCTTCATCATGGACCTGCAGCTGGCCGACATCCAGA GCACTGTGCAGGTGATGTCCCCGGCACCGGTGCCTGCGGTCCCAGGTTGGGCCATTGCTCTGCTGGTCCTGgtctgcatcctgctgctgctgaacatcCTCGCCTGCCTTCTGCTG GCCACCTGCACCTGCCGCCGGAAAAGCCGAGGGAAGCTGGACCTGTTCAGCACGAAGGACTCCTACCACCCCATGGCTGAGTACGCCCTGTACCAGAGCCACGGGCGCTACGTCTCACCCAACAGCAAACCCAACCCCTACAGCCAG GTGGCCAGCAGCAATGGCGCGGGGGTCGGCACCTTCACCTACACCAACCCTGCCACCTCCGACAACCTCTGA